The Alkalidesulfovibrio alkalitolerans DSM 16529 genome has a window encoding:
- a CDS encoding response regulator: protein MKRILRSLERVELRPWRIVAAYVAVFALWILLSDRLLESMVQDTRTLTTLQTFKGWLFVLFTAAAFYVLLRRFQRAYEDKLAIFNGMFEQHAFPKFLIDPETATIVMANASAPTFYGYEREAFTGMSVTRLNRLPQDKVVEIMNQAGHLARNSFDLVHYLASGEAREVMVFTSPVIIEGRRLFSSMVVDVTEARRKDRELARLDKLLSGFMRHSPHPMSIVDAEGTVILASRAWERFVGMPEGAAKGCKLVEVFGPEIGGTFEANNREVLQRGEAQEEEESFSFGGRSHVFRTIKFPINGDDGQPRAMGGIFLDVTHEKEVEAELRQAKERAEEANRAKSEFLANMSHELRTPINGAMGMIQLLSRGKLDDEQREYAVLALESCRNLTRLLADILELSRLESGHAAPADEPFSPREMAEGLRGVFAPVAREKGLDFDLAVDEDVPAALRGDGMRIRQICLNLLGNAVKFTHEGRVAMRISRLPDRRKDRVPLLIVVSDTGIGIPDERLADVFESFTQVERSFARRFQGAGLGLRLVVRLVELLSGSVCIENAEDGEGKGLRVWLRVDLERAEEDRAAIEEGGAAARAPGDGKPREREGPPSVLLVEDDRINQLALRLGLERQGFRVDTADNGQEAVTRFNAGDFDCVVMDIQMPVMSGVDAAKAIRQGSDRGAVTPIIALTAYAGHGDRERFLAEGMNDYLAKPVNLDELRGAIERSLSVSPKGGGGQAYD, encoded by the coding sequence ATGAAGCGCATACTGCGTTCGCTCGAACGCGTCGAACTCAGGCCATGGCGGATCGTGGCCGCCTATGTGGCGGTCTTCGCCCTGTGGATTCTGCTCTCGGACAGGCTGCTCGAATCCATGGTCCAGGACACCCGCACCCTGACCACGCTACAGACCTTCAAGGGCTGGTTGTTCGTGCTCTTCACGGCGGCAGCGTTCTACGTGCTGCTGCGGCGCTTTCAGCGGGCCTACGAGGACAAGCTGGCGATCTTCAACGGCATGTTCGAGCAGCACGCCTTCCCCAAGTTTCTCATCGATCCCGAAACCGCGACCATCGTCATGGCCAACGCCAGCGCGCCCACCTTCTACGGCTACGAGCGCGAGGCGTTCACGGGCATGTCCGTGACCCGGCTGAACCGCCTGCCCCAGGACAAAGTGGTCGAGATTATGAACCAAGCCGGGCATCTGGCGCGCAACAGTTTCGATCTCGTCCACTACCTCGCCTCGGGCGAGGCGCGAGAGGTCATGGTCTTCACGAGCCCCGTGATTATCGAGGGCAGGCGCTTGTTCTCGTCCATGGTCGTGGACGTGACCGAGGCCAGGCGCAAGGACCGCGAGCTTGCACGGTTGGACAAGCTCCTTTCCGGTTTCATGCGCCATTCGCCGCATCCCATGAGCATCGTCGATGCGGAAGGTACGGTGATCCTGGCGAGTCGGGCCTGGGAGCGCTTCGTGGGCATGCCTGAGGGAGCGGCCAAGGGGTGCAAGCTCGTCGAGGTCTTCGGTCCCGAAATCGGCGGCACGTTCGAGGCCAACAACCGTGAGGTGTTGCAGCGGGGCGAGGCCCAGGAAGAAGAGGAGTCCTTCTCGTTCGGGGGCAGGAGCCACGTGTTCAGAACCATCAAGTTCCCCATCAACGGGGATGATGGGCAGCCCAGGGCCATGGGCGGCATTTTCCTGGACGTGACGCACGAAAAGGAGGTCGAGGCCGAGCTTCGGCAGGCCAAGGAGCGGGCCGAGGAGGCCAACCGTGCCAAGAGCGAGTTTCTGGCCAACATGAGCCATGAACTGCGCACGCCCATCAACGGCGCAATGGGCATGATCCAGCTTCTCTCGCGGGGCAAACTCGACGACGAACAGCGGGAATACGCGGTCTTGGCCCTGGAGTCCTGCCGCAATCTGACGCGCCTGTTGGCCGACATACTGGAACTCTCGCGCCTTGAGTCTGGCCATGCCGCCCCGGCGGATGAACCGTTTTCCCCGCGCGAGATGGCCGAGGGATTGCGCGGCGTGTTCGCGCCCGTGGCGCGCGAGAAGGGTCTCGATTTCGACCTCGCGGTGGATGAGGACGTGCCTGCGGCCCTGCGCGGCGACGGCATGCGCATCCGTCAGATATGCCTCAATCTTCTGGGCAATGCGGTCAAGTTCACGCACGAGGGCCGAGTTGCGATGCGCATTTCGCGTCTGCCCGATCGGCGAAAGGATCGCGTTCCCTTGCTCATCGTGGTTTCGGACACGGGGATAGGCATACCGGACGAACGGCTGGCCGATGTCTTCGAGTCCTTCACCCAGGTCGAGCGGTCCTTTGCCCGGCGTTTTCAGGGCGCGGGTCTCGGCCTTCGCCTCGTGGTCAGGCTGGTGGAGCTTTTGTCCGGCAGCGTGTGCATCGAGAACGCCGAGGACGGCGAGGGCAAGGGCCTCAGGGTTTGGCTCAGGGTGGATCTGGAGCGCGCCGAGGAGGACAGGGCCGCGATCGAGGAAGGCGGGGCCGCCGCTCGTGCGCCGGGCGACGGGAAGCCGCGCGAGCGCGAAGGCCCGCCCTCCGTGCTGCTCGTGGAGGACGACCGCATCAATCAACTCGCCCTGAGGCTTGGACTCGAGCGTCAGGGTTTCCGCGTGGACACGGCGGACAATGGCCAGGAGGCTGTGACGCGCTTCAATGCGGGGGATTTCGACTGCGTGGTCATGGACATCCAGATGCCGGTCATGAGCGGAGTGGACGCGGCCAAGGCCATCCGTCAGGGCTCCGACCGAGGGGCCGTCACGCCCATCATCGCCTTGACCGCTTATGCAGGACATGGCGACCGCGAGCGTTTTCTGGCCGAAGGCATGAACGACTACCTGGCCAAGCCCGTGAACCTCGACGAACTGCGCGGGGCCATCGAGCGTAGTCTCTCGGTCTCGCCAAAGGGAGGGGGCGGGCAGGCATACGATTGA
- a CDS encoding PAS domain-containing sensor histidine kinase, with amino-acid sequence MHSMDTTRLDLADSAAPEARVRLAGLLEMLEDRLLAMILEYARERGYTRHTSTLVEDWRVSIRRTTTILSEALREARPLELSPGDDYASDPVAAFGIEQARRHRGRGVGMGMFLGLFKYYRQIYRQVARETASDQNEAALFERLLDRLFDRMEIGLCLEWADEDFDERVRTLREVNLALTNEKNKFLTLYESTSTPIFLVDTDGVLVTCNLAAARLLRHTGRPGERYFEIVHEEVLYGNADPSWCSGMPLADAAPWLAGDVSGFLLSEAASRRSEVECMVAGALRTYQVTLSRMQDVSEKFSGAVVEVADVTLLRAQEREVREGRGTLQRILDAIGAGILVVDPETLQIISGNRKAADIVGQNREELIGDSLESLQCLDPRGGGISMRDLIDKGAVQKDLRLTRPDGSVLPVSLSLLTGPMQGELKIIVVLFDISRQKDMERQLMQSQKLESIGQLAAGIAHEINTPIQYVGGNVEFFETAFAVYDRVVGALIASLERECSQHEAAAEAVRRARSELALYREETPEALEQTREGVERVATIVQAIRRFSHPGGEGRRPLDLNKTLRNTVEVARNEWKHVAEIAFDLDAELPLVWCSPGDINQVLLNIVVNAAHAIAEKVKKEGGQGRITVRTRREGDEAVVAINDTGKGIAPEHKDKIFDPFFTTKAPGMGTGQGLAIAHAIVERHRGTIGFESTPGQGTTFVVRLPLGEPEPVGDKEIP; translated from the coding sequence ATGCATTCCATGGACACGACGCGCCTCGATTTGGCCGACTCCGCAGCCCCGGAGGCGAGGGTGCGGCTGGCGGGCCTGCTGGAAATGCTGGAAGACCGGCTCCTGGCCATGATCCTGGAATATGCCCGGGAACGCGGCTACACGCGCCACACCTCCACCCTGGTCGAAGACTGGCGCGTGTCCATTCGCCGGACCACGACGATCCTGAGCGAGGCTTTACGCGAAGCGCGGCCCCTGGAGCTTTCGCCGGGCGACGACTACGCGAGCGATCCGGTCGCGGCCTTCGGCATCGAGCAGGCCCGCCGCCACAGGGGGCGCGGCGTGGGCATGGGCATGTTTTTGGGACTTTTCAAGTATTACCGCCAGATATACCGCCAAGTCGCGCGCGAGACCGCGTCGGACCAGAACGAAGCCGCGCTCTTTGAGCGGCTGCTCGACCGCCTTTTCGATCGCATGGAGATAGGCCTGTGCCTGGAGTGGGCGGACGAGGATTTCGACGAACGGGTGCGCACGCTACGAGAGGTCAACCTCGCCCTGACCAACGAGAAGAACAAGTTCCTGACGCTGTACGAAAGCACCTCGACCCCGATCTTCCTCGTGGACACGGACGGTGTGCTCGTGACCTGCAATTTGGCGGCGGCGCGACTCCTGCGCCACACGGGCCGACCCGGGGAAAGATATTTCGAGATCGTGCACGAGGAAGTATTGTACGGAAACGCGGACCCTTCCTGGTGCAGCGGCATGCCCCTGGCCGACGCGGCCCCCTGGCTGGCCGGGGATGTCTCGGGTTTCCTGCTTTCCGAGGCCGCGTCGCGACGCTCGGAGGTGGAGTGCATGGTGGCCGGCGCGCTGCGCACCTATCAGGTTACGCTCTCGCGCATGCAGGACGTGAGCGAGAAGTTTTCCGGCGCGGTCGTCGAGGTCGCGGACGTGACGCTGTTGCGTGCCCAGGAACGCGAGGTGCGCGAGGGGCGGGGCACGCTGCAACGCATTCTGGACGCCATCGGCGCGGGCATACTGGTTGTCGATCCGGAGACGCTGCAGATCATCTCGGGCAACCGCAAGGCGGCCGATATCGTCGGCCAGAACCGAGAGGAGCTGATCGGCGACAGCCTGGAGTCGCTGCAATGCCTCGACCCGAGGGGCGGGGGCATATCCATGCGCGATCTCATCGACAAGGGCGCGGTGCAAAAGGATTTGCGGCTGACGAGACCCGACGGATCGGTCCTGCCTGTTTCTCTGAGCCTTTTGACCGGCCCCATGCAGGGGGAACTCAAGATCATCGTGGTGCTTTTCGACATCAGCCGTCAGAAGGATATGGAACGTCAGCTCATGCAGTCGCAGAAGCTGGAATCCATCGGCCAGTTGGCGGCGGGCATCGCCCACGAGATCAACACGCCCATCCAGTACGTGGGCGGCAACGTCGAATTTTTCGAAACGGCCTTCGCCGTGTACGATCGCGTTGTGGGAGCGCTGATCGCGAGCCTGGAGCGCGAATGCAGCCAGCACGAGGCGGCGGCCGAGGCAGTGCGCCGCGCCCGGTCCGAACTCGCCCTGTACCGCGAGGAGACACCCGAGGCCCTGGAGCAGACCAGGGAAGGGGTGGAGCGCGTGGCGACCATTGTGCAGGCCATCCGGCGCTTCTCGCATCCGGGGGGCGAGGGCAGGCGACCGCTGGACCTGAACAAGACCCTGCGCAACACCGTGGAGGTCGCGCGCAACGAGTGGAAACACGTGGCCGAGATCGCCTTCGACCTCGACGCCGAGTTGCCGCTTGTCTGGTGCAGCCCCGGCGACATCAACCAGGTGCTCTTGAACATCGTGGTCAACGCTGCCCACGCCATCGCCGAGAAGGTCAAAAAGGAAGGTGGCCAGGGGCGCATCACGGTGCGGACCCGGCGCGAAGGCGACGAGGCGGTGGTCGCCATTAACGATACGGGCAAGGGCATCGCGCCCGAGCACAAGGATAAGATATTCGATCCCTTCTTCACCACCAAGGCCCCGGGCATGGGCACGGGACAGGGACTGGCCATCGCCCATGCCATCGTCGAACGGCACAGGGGCACGATCGGCTTCGAGTCCACGCCGGGCCAGGGAACGACGTTCGTCGTTCGCCTGCCCTTGGGCGAGCCCGAACCGGTGGGCGACAAGGAGATTCCATGA
- a CDS encoding response regulator: MSARVLFVDDETALLDMLRRQLRIRNQEIEAKFASGVDEAVAVLESWEPEVVVSDLRMPGRDGTSFLAEVAERWPACARLILTGQYDSSRILDYARVAHQVLLKPVSVDDLLGTALGLAALRRVLTEPALARITGRLRSLPVLPEVYVRMRRALKSETSSLDELGRIIAQDPALSATVLRLCNSAFLGVARQVACPVEAARILGVENIKAMVLFHELFRSLDPGQEKNFGLESLRRHSQRVAGLARCIARCEESDKKQVETCFLAGLLHDLGQLVFIENFPEEYRDILHDVGSHARELRLVAAERRAFGASHAEVGAFLMGLWGLSPDAALAVAHHHEPSRSGDAGFGPLAATHAACALEWESFNAADADEILVDTDWLGEVGCLERLSAWREACAGDDTETENT, translated from the coding sequence ATGAGCGCCAGGGTGCTCTTCGTTGACGACGAGACGGCGCTTTTGGACATGCTGCGCCGTCAGTTGCGGATTCGCAATCAGGAAATAGAGGCCAAGTTCGCTTCGGGCGTGGATGAGGCCGTGGCGGTGCTCGAATCCTGGGAGCCGGAGGTTGTGGTCAGCGACCTGCGCATGCCGGGCAGGGACGGGACGAGCTTCCTGGCCGAGGTGGCCGAGCGTTGGCCCGCGTGCGCGCGACTGATCTTGACCGGGCAGTATGATTCGTCCCGGATTCTGGACTACGCGCGCGTGGCGCATCAGGTGCTGCTCAAACCGGTGTCCGTGGACGATCTTCTGGGCACCGCCCTCGGGCTTGCGGCGCTACGCAGGGTGTTGACCGAGCCCGCCCTGGCGCGAATCACCGGGAGGCTGCGCTCGCTCCCGGTGCTGCCCGAGGTCTACGTGCGCATGCGGCGGGCGCTCAAGAGCGAGACATCCTCCCTGGACGAACTGGGCCGCATCATCGCGCAGGATCCGGCCCTTTCGGCCACGGTGCTTCGGTTGTGCAACTCGGCCTTTCTGGGCGTGGCGCGCCAGGTGGCTTGTCCCGTGGAGGCCGCGCGCATCCTGGGCGTGGAGAACATCAAGGCCATGGTCCTCTTTCACGAACTTTTCCGGTCGCTCGATCCGGGCCAGGAAAAGAATTTTGGGCTCGAAAGCCTGCGCCGCCATTCGCAACGCGTCGCGGGCCTTGCCCGCTGCATCGCGCGGTGCGAGGAAAGCGACAAGAAGCAGGTCGAGACCTGTTTTCTTGCCGGGTTGCTGCACGACCTGGGACAACTTGTCTTCATCGAGAATTTCCCCGAGGAATACCGGGACATCCTGCATGACGTCGGATCGCACGCGCGGGAATTGCGGCTCGTGGCGGCCGAGCGCAGGGCCTTCGGCGCGAGCCACGCGGAGGTCGGAGCGTTCTTGATGGGACTTTGGGGTCTTTCGCCGGACGCCGCGCTGGCCGTGGCCCACCACCACGAACCGTCGCGCTCCGGCGACGCGGGCTTCGGCCCGCTGGCGGCGACACATGCGGCCTGCGCGTTGGAGTGGGAGTCATTCAACGCGGCTGATGCGGACGAGATACTGGTGGACACGGACTGGCTCGGCGAGGTGGGCTGCCTTGAGCGACTATCCGCTTGGCGCGAGGCCTGTGCAGGGGACGACACGGAAACGGAGAATACATGA